From a region of the Mycobacterium intracellulare ATCC 13950 genome:
- the lysA gene encoding diaminopimelate decarboxylase, which yields MNVHPAGPRHAEETRHADSPPRPQSAEELLLLAPNVWPRNTTRDEGGVASIAGVAVTDLAQEYGTPLFVVDEDDFRSRCREIASAFGGGKNVHYAAKAFLCSEIARWIDEEGLSLDVCTGGELAVALHANFPPERITFHGNNKSVAELTAAVKAGVGHVVLDSMTEIERLNTIAGEAGIVQDVFVRLTVGVEAHTHEFISTAHEDQKFGLSVASGAALAAVGRVFEAEHLRVVGLHSHIGSQIFDVAGFELAARRVLGLLHEAVEQFGVDKTAQISTVDLGGGLGISYLAADDPPPMGELAAKLSAIVKNESEAVGLPTPRLVVEPGRAIAGPGTITLYEVGTVKDVDVSATAHRRYVSVDGGMSDNIRTALYDAQYDARLVSRLSDAPAELARVVGKHCESGDIVVRDTWVPGDLHSGDLIGVAATGAYCYSLSSRYNMVCRPAVVAVRDGRARLLLRRETVDDLLSLEVR from the coding sequence GTGAACGTTCATCCCGCCGGTCCTCGGCACGCCGAAGAGACCCGCCACGCCGACAGCCCGCCGCGGCCGCAATCCGCCGAGGAGCTGCTGCTGTTGGCGCCAAACGTGTGGCCCCGCAACACGACTCGCGATGAAGGCGGAGTCGCCAGCATCGCGGGGGTTGCGGTGACCGACCTCGCCCAGGAGTACGGCACCCCGCTGTTCGTCGTCGACGAGGACGATTTCCGGTCCCGCTGCCGCGAGATCGCGTCGGCGTTCGGTGGGGGCAAGAACGTGCACTATGCCGCGAAAGCCTTTCTGTGCAGCGAGATCGCGCGCTGGATCGACGAGGAAGGCCTGTCGCTCGACGTGTGCACCGGCGGCGAGCTCGCCGTTGCGCTGCACGCCAACTTCCCGCCCGAGCGCATCACCTTCCACGGCAACAACAAGTCGGTCGCGGAATTGACCGCGGCGGTCAAAGCCGGTGTCGGCCACGTCGTTTTGGACTCGATGACCGAGATCGAGCGTCTGAATACCATTGCGGGCGAGGCGGGTATCGTCCAGGACGTCTTCGTCCGTCTCACCGTCGGCGTCGAAGCGCACACCCATGAGTTCATCTCGACCGCACACGAGGACCAGAAGTTCGGACTGTCCGTGGCCAGCGGCGCGGCGTTGGCCGCCGTCGGCCGGGTATTCGAAGCCGAACACCTGCGGGTGGTCGGTCTGCACAGCCACATCGGTTCGCAGATCTTCGACGTCGCCGGCTTCGAACTCGCCGCGCGCCGTGTCCTCGGCCTGCTGCACGAGGCCGTCGAGCAGTTCGGCGTCGACAAGACCGCGCAGATCTCGACCGTGGATCTCGGTGGCGGACTTGGTATCTCGTATCTGGCCGCGGACGACCCGCCGCCGATGGGCGAACTGGCCGCCAAGCTGAGCGCGATCGTGAAGAACGAGTCGGAGGCTGTCGGGCTGCCGACACCGCGGCTGGTCGTCGAGCCCGGACGAGCCATCGCCGGACCGGGCACCATCACCCTCTACGAGGTGGGTACCGTCAAGGACGTGGACGTCAGTGCCACGGCACACCGGCGCTACGTCAGCGTCGACGGCGGCATGAGCGACAACATCCGCACCGCCCTGTATGACGCCCAATACGACGCCAGGCTGGTCTCTCGGCTTAGCGATGCACCCGCCGAGCTGGCGCGCGTCGTCGGAAAGCATTGCGAGAGCGGCGATATCGTCGTGCGCGACACGTGGGTGCCCGGCGACCTGCATTCCGGCGACCTGATCGGGGTGGCCGCCACCGGCGCCTACTGCTATTCGTTGTCGAGTCGGTACAACATGGTCTGCCGTCCCGCCGTCGTCGCGGTGCGTGACGGGCGCGCGCGCCTGCTCCTGCGCCGCGAGACGGTCGACGATCTGCTGAGTCTGGAAGTGAGGTGA
- a CDS encoding homoserine dehydrogenase — MPREEKPVGVAVLGLGNVGSEVVRIIKESADDLAARVGAPLVLRGVGVRRVADDRGVPAELLTDDIEGLAARDDVDIVVELMGPVEPSRKAILCALEHGKSVVTANKALLSISTGELAQAAESAHVDLYFEAAVAGAIPVIRPLTQSLAGDTVLRVAGIVNGTTNYILSAMDSTGADYDTALAEASALGYAEADPTADVEGYDAAAKAAILASIAFHTRVTADDVYREGITKVTPADFESARALGCTIKLLSICERITDGDGQERVSARVYPALVPLSHPLATVNGAFNAVVVEAKAAGRLMFYGQGAGGAPTASAVAGDLVMAARNRVLGSRGPRESKYAQLPVAPMGLISTRYYVSMNVADKPGVLSSVAAEFAKREVSIAEVRQEGVADEGGRRVGARIVVVTHRATDAALSETVDALADLDAVQSVTSVLRLEGTTL; from the coding sequence GTGCCGCGTGAGGAAAAGCCGGTCGGTGTAGCGGTACTCGGGTTGGGCAACGTCGGCAGCGAAGTCGTCCGAATCATCAAGGAAAGCGCCGATGACCTCGCGGCCCGCGTCGGCGCGCCCCTGGTGCTGCGCGGCGTCGGAGTGCGCCGCGTCGCCGACGACCGTGGCGTTCCCGCCGAGCTGCTCACCGACGACATCGAAGGGCTCGCCGCGCGCGACGACGTCGACATCGTCGTGGAGCTCATGGGACCGGTCGAGCCGTCCCGCAAGGCCATCCTGTGCGCCCTCGAACACGGCAAATCGGTCGTCACGGCGAACAAGGCGCTGCTGTCCATCTCCACCGGAGAGCTGGCGCAGGCGGCCGAAAGCGCGCATGTCGACCTGTATTTCGAGGCGGCGGTCGCGGGGGCCATTCCCGTCATCCGGCCGCTCACCCAGTCGCTTGCGGGTGACACGGTGTTGCGGGTCGCGGGCATCGTCAACGGCACCACGAACTACATCCTGTCCGCGATGGACAGCACCGGCGCCGACTACGACACCGCCCTCGCCGAGGCCAGCGCGCTCGGCTACGCCGAGGCCGACCCCACCGCCGACGTCGAGGGCTACGACGCCGCCGCCAAGGCCGCGATCCTGGCGTCCATCGCGTTCCACACCCGGGTGACCGCCGACGACGTCTATCGCGAGGGCATCACCAAGGTCACGCCGGCCGACTTCGAGTCCGCCCGTGCGCTGGGCTGCACCATCAAGCTGCTGTCCATCTGCGAGCGCATCACGGACGGCGATGGCCAGGAACGGGTCTCGGCCCGCGTCTATCCGGCGCTGGTGCCGCTGTCGCATCCGCTGGCCACGGTCAACGGGGCGTTCAACGCGGTCGTGGTCGAGGCCAAGGCCGCCGGAAGGCTGATGTTCTACGGCCAGGGCGCCGGTGGCGCGCCGACCGCGTCCGCCGTGGCCGGGGACCTGGTGATGGCCGCGCGCAACCGGGTGCTGGGCAGCCGCGGGCCGCGGGAATCCAAGTACGCCCAACTCCCCGTGGCCCCAATGGGTTTGATCTCCACGCGCTACTACGTCAGCATGAACGTGGCGGACAAGCCCGGCGTGTTGTCCTCGGTGGCAGCCGAATTCGCCAAGCGCGAGGTCAGCATCGCCGAGGTGCGGCAGGAGGGCGTCGCGGACGAGGGCGGACGACGGGTGGGGGCCCGGATCGTCGTGGTCACCCACCGCGCCACGGACGCCGCGCTGTCCGAAACCGTCGACGCGCTCGCCGACCTCGATGCCGTGCAGAGCGTGACGAGCGTGCTGCGACTGGAAGGGACCACCCTATGA
- the thrC gene encoding threonine synthase, translating to MSAPRTAVHQPWPGLIEAYRDRLPVGDDWTPVTLLEGGTPLIAATRLSEKTGCTVHLKVEGLNPTGSFKDRGMTMAVTDAVARGQQAVLCASTGNTSASAAAYAARAGITCAVLIPQGKIAMGKLAQAVMHGAKIIQIDGNFDDCLELARKMAADFPTISLVNSVNPVRIEGQKTAAFEIVDALGAAPDVHALPVGNAGNITAYWKGYTEYHHEGLIEKLPRMLGTQAAGAAPLVNGAPVKNPETIATAIRIGAPASWTAAVDAQRQSNGRFLAATDEEILAAYHLVAESEGVFVEPASAASIAGLLKAVDDGWVARGSTVVCTVTGNGLKDPDTALRDMPTVTALPVDPVLVVEKLGLA from the coding sequence ATGAGCGCGCCGCGCACCGCCGTCCACCAACCCTGGCCCGGGCTCATCGAGGCCTACCGGGACCGGTTGCCGGTGGGCGACGACTGGACCCCGGTCACCCTGCTCGAGGGCGGCACCCCGCTGATCGCGGCGACCCGCCTGTCGGAAAAGACCGGCTGCACAGTCCATCTCAAGGTCGAGGGCCTCAATCCCACCGGCTCCTTCAAAGACCGGGGGATGACGATGGCGGTCACCGATGCGGTGGCGCGCGGCCAACAGGCCGTGTTGTGCGCCTCGACCGGCAACACCTCGGCGTCGGCGGCGGCCTATGCCGCCCGCGCCGGGATCACCTGCGCGGTGCTGATCCCGCAGGGCAAGATCGCGATGGGCAAGCTGGCGCAGGCGGTGATGCACGGCGCCAAGATCATCCAGATCGACGGCAACTTCGACGACTGCCTGGAACTGGCCCGAAAGATGGCCGCCGACTTCCCGACGATCTCCTTGGTCAACTCGGTCAACCCGGTGCGCATCGAGGGCCAGAAGACGGCCGCGTTCGAGATCGTCGACGCGCTCGGCGCAGCGCCGGACGTGCACGCCCTTCCGGTCGGCAACGCGGGCAACATCACCGCGTACTGGAAGGGATACACCGAGTATCACCACGAGGGCCTGATCGAAAAGCTGCCGCGGATGCTGGGCACCCAGGCGGCCGGCGCGGCCCCCCTGGTGAACGGTGCGCCGGTCAAGAACCCGGAAACGATTGCGACCGCGATCCGCATCGGCGCGCCCGCGTCGTGGACGGCCGCGGTCGACGCGCAGCGCCAATCCAACGGCCGCTTCCTGGCGGCCACCGACGAGGAGATCCTGGCCGCCTACCACCTGGTGGCCGAGTCCGAAGGTGTCTTCGTCGAACCCGCCTCGGCGGCCAGCATCGCGGGTCTGCTTAAGGCCGTCGACGACGGCTGGGTGGCCCGCGGGTCGACGGTCGTGTGCACGGTGACGGGCAACGGGCTCAAGGATCCCGACACGGCACTACGGGATATGCCCACCGTGACCGCGCTGCCGGTTGATCCGGTCCTGGTGGTCGAAAAACTGGGGCTGGCGTAG
- the thrB gene encoding homoserine kinase, which produces MVTSMLPAGLVATAVVSASSANLGPGFDSIGLALSLCDEITVETTSSGLVVTVEGEGAGQLPVDADHLVVRALERGLQAVGVRAPGLVVRCRNAIPHSRGLGSSAAAVVGGLAAANGLVAQTDWQTLDDTQLIQLSSDFEGHPDNAAAAVLGGAVVSWVDRSGDHPRYAAVPLRLHPDIHLYCAVPEERSLTAETRVLLPAQVSHDDARFNVSRTALLVVALTERPDLLMAATEDVLHQPQRAPAMPASAEYLRLLRRHNVAATLSGAGPSVIAMTTAAGLPPEAVEYAATSGFALIKMAAGERVRWSPGVTVAG; this is translated from the coding sequence TTGGTGACCTCGATGCTGCCCGCCGGGCTGGTGGCCACCGCCGTGGTTTCGGCCTCCAGCGCAAACCTGGGGCCGGGCTTCGACAGCATCGGTCTGGCGTTGAGTCTGTGCGACGAAATCACCGTGGAGACAACTTCCTCCGGCTTGGTCGTCACGGTGGAGGGGGAAGGCGCCGGCCAACTGCCGGTGGACGCCGACCATCTGGTGGTGCGCGCCCTCGAGCGCGGCCTGCAAGCTGTCGGGGTCCGCGCCCCCGGGCTGGTGGTGCGGTGCCGCAACGCCATCCCGCATTCCCGCGGCCTGGGCTCGTCCGCGGCGGCGGTGGTGGGCGGGCTTGCGGCCGCGAACGGCCTTGTCGCGCAGACGGATTGGCAGACGCTCGACGACACCCAGCTGATTCAATTGTCCTCGGACTTCGAGGGTCATCCCGACAACGCGGCGGCGGCCGTGCTGGGCGGTGCGGTCGTGTCGTGGGTCGACCGCAGCGGTGATCACCCGCGGTACGCGGCGGTGCCGCTGCGGCTTCACCCCGACATCCACCTGTACTGCGCCGTTCCCGAGGAACGCTCCCTGACGGCCGAGACCCGCGTGCTGCTGCCGGCGCAGGTCAGCCATGACGACGCACGCTTCAACGTCAGCCGCACCGCGTTGCTGGTGGTCGCGCTGACCGAACGCCCGGACCTGCTCATGGCGGCCACCGAAGATGTGCTCCACCAGCCGCAGCGCGCACCGGCCATGCCCGCCTCGGCGGAATATTTGCGGCTGCTGCGGCGTCATAACGTGGCAGCGACGCTGTCCGGGGCTGGTCCATCGGTGATCGCGATGACCACGGCGGCGGGGTTGCCCCCGGAGGCGGTGGAGTACGCCGCCACAAGCGGATTTGCCCTCATCAAGATGGCTGCCGGCGAACGAGTTCGCTGGAGTCCGGGAGTCACCGTCGCGGGTTGA
- the rho gene encoding transcription termination factor Rho — MSNAVTTHTPDAKTSASSGALSTMVLPELRALANQVGVKGTSGMRKNELIAAIKEVRGQANGVPANGTKSTEDSGKPDTKDDDTKDTKDDNGADAPAAKEGQNGAAPTEAPRRERRGASRDAGSTDRANEDADRERTGGRDGGATGETDGREGKQDKDNQNENRGQGGGSEDQQGSGGQQGRGGSNQQDDDGEGRGGRRGRRFRDRRRRGERSGEGGDAELREDDVVQPVAGILDVLDNYAFVRTSGYLAGPHDVYVSMNMVRKNGLRRGDAVTGAVRVPKEGEQPNQRQKFNPLVRLDSVNGGSVEDAKKRPDFSKLTPLYPNQRLRLETTPDRLTTRVIDLIMPIGKGQRALIVSPPKAGKTTILQDIANAITKNNPECHLMVVLVDERPEEVTDMQRSVKGEVISSTFDRPPSDHTQAAELAIERAKRLVEQGKDVVVLLDSITRLGRAYNNASPASGRILSGGVDSTALYPPKRFLGAARNIEEGGSLTIIATAMVETGSTGDTVIFEEFKGTGNAELKLDRKISERRVFPAVDVNPSGTRKDELLLSPDEFGIVHKLRRVLSGLDSHQAIDLLMSQLRKTKTNYEFLVQVSKTTPGMDND, encoded by the coding sequence CTGTCTAATGCCGTGACCACTCACACTCCCGACGCGAAGACGAGCGCTTCGTCCGGCGCCCTGTCCACCATGGTGCTGCCCGAGCTACGCGCGCTGGCTAACCAGGTCGGCGTCAAAGGGACGTCGGGTATGCGTAAGAACGAACTGATCGCCGCGATCAAAGAAGTCAGGGGACAGGCCAACGGCGTGCCCGCCAACGGCACGAAGTCCACTGAGGACAGCGGCAAGCCGGACACCAAAGACGACGACACCAAAGACACCAAGGACGACAACGGCGCTGACGCACCGGCGGCCAAGGAAGGCCAGAACGGCGCAGCCCCCACCGAGGCGCCCCGCCGCGAACGACGCGGCGCTTCCCGCGACGCGGGATCGACCGACCGCGCCAACGAGGATGCCGATCGCGAGCGCACCGGCGGCCGAGATGGCGGCGCCACCGGCGAGACCGACGGCCGCGAAGGCAAGCAGGACAAAGACAACCAGAACGAGAACCGCGGCCAGGGTGGCGGGAGCGAGGATCAACAGGGCTCCGGCGGCCAGCAGGGCCGTGGCGGGTCGAACCAGCAGGACGACGACGGCGAAGGACGCGGCGGCCGGCGGGGACGCCGCTTCCGCGACCGCCGGCGCCGGGGCGAGCGCTCCGGAGAGGGCGGCGACGCCGAACTGCGCGAGGACGACGTCGTCCAGCCGGTAGCCGGCATTCTTGACGTCCTCGACAATTACGCGTTCGTGCGCACCTCCGGCTACCTGGCCGGGCCCCATGACGTTTACGTGTCGATGAACATGGTGCGCAAGAACGGCCTGCGCCGCGGTGACGCCGTCACCGGCGCGGTGCGCGTGCCGAAGGAAGGCGAGCAGCCCAACCAGCGGCAGAAGTTCAACCCGCTGGTCCGCCTGGACAGCGTCAACGGCGGCTCGGTCGAGGACGCCAAGAAGCGCCCCGATTTCTCCAAGCTGACGCCGCTGTATCCCAACCAGCGTCTTCGCCTGGAAACCACGCCCGACCGGCTGACCACGCGGGTCATCGACCTGATCATGCCGATCGGGAAGGGCCAGCGTGCGCTGATCGTGTCGCCGCCCAAGGCGGGTAAGACGACGATCCTGCAGGACATCGCCAACGCGATCACCAAGAACAACCCGGAATGCCACCTCATGGTCGTGCTCGTCGACGAGCGGCCCGAGGAGGTCACCGACATGCAGCGTTCGGTCAAGGGTGAGGTCATCTCCTCGACCTTCGACCGGCCGCCGTCCGATCACACCCAGGCCGCCGAGCTGGCCATCGAGCGGGCCAAGCGGCTCGTCGAGCAGGGCAAGGACGTCGTCGTGCTGCTGGACTCGATCACACGCCTCGGGCGCGCCTACAACAACGCCTCGCCGGCGTCGGGCCGCATCCTGTCCGGTGGTGTCGACTCCACCGCGCTGTACCCGCCCAAGCGCTTCCTGGGCGCCGCGCGCAACATCGAGGAGGGCGGCTCGCTGACCATCATCGCCACCGCGATGGTCGAGACGGGGTCCACCGGTGACACGGTCATCTTCGAGGAGTTCAAGGGCACCGGTAACGCCGAGCTCAAGCTGGACCGCAAGATCTCCGAACGCCGGGTCTTCCCGGCGGTCGACGTGAACCCCTCCGGCACCCGTAAGGACGAACTGCTGCTGTCGCCGGACGAGTTCGGCATCGTGCACAAGCTGCGCCGCGTGCTGTCGGGCCTGGATTCCCACCAGGCCATCGACCTGCTGATGTCGCAGCTGCGCAAGACGAAGACCAACTACGAGTTCCTGGTCCAGGTGTCCAAGACGACGCCCGGGATGGACAACGACTAG
- the rpmE gene encoding 50S ribosomal protein L31 has product MKADIHPAYAETTVLCGCGNTFQTRSTKEGGHITVEVCSQCHPFYTGKQKILDSGGRVARFEKRYGKRKAGAAADK; this is encoded by the coding sequence ATGAAAGCTGACATTCACCCCGCCTACGCGGAGACCACCGTGCTCTGCGGATGCGGCAACACCTTCCAGACGCGCAGCACCAAAGAGGGTGGCCACATCACCGTCGAGGTCTGCTCGCAGTGCCACCCCTTCTACACCGGCAAGCAGAAGATCCTGGACAGCGGTGGCCGGGTCGCCCGCTTCGAGAAGCGCTACGGCAAGCGCAAGGCCGGAGCCGCTGCCGACAAATAG
- the prfA gene encoding peptide chain release factor 1 — protein MTKPVQTIDVLLAEHADLERRLADPELHSNPDEARKAGRRFARLAPIVGTYRKLMAARDDLEAARELAADDDSFAAEASDLESRVAELDTQLTDMLAPRDPHDADDIVLEVKSGEGGEESALFAADLARMYIRYAERHGWTVTVLDETTSDLGGYKDATLSIASKGDSADGVWSRMKFEGGVHRVQRVPVTESQGRVHTSAAGVLVYPEPEEIGEVQIDESDLRIDVYRSSGKGGQGVNTTDSAVRITHLPTGIVVTCQNERSQLQNKARALQVLAARLQSLAEEQALADASADRASQIRTVDRSERIRTYNFPENRIADHRINFKSHNLDQVLDGDLDPLFDALAAADKQSRLQQA, from the coding sequence ATGACGAAGCCGGTACAGACCATTGACGTGCTGCTGGCCGAGCACGCCGACCTCGAGCGACGGCTGGCCGACCCCGAACTGCACAGCAACCCCGACGAGGCCCGCAAGGCCGGACGGCGCTTCGCGCGGCTGGCCCCGATCGTCGGCACCTACCGCAAGCTGATGGCCGCCCGTGACGACCTCGAGGCCGCGCGCGAACTGGCCGCCGACGACGATTCCTTCGCCGCCGAGGCGAGCGATCTGGAATCCCGGGTGGCCGAGTTGGACACCCAGCTCACCGACATGCTGGCCCCGCGCGACCCGCACGACGCCGACGACATCGTGCTCGAGGTCAAATCCGGTGAGGGCGGGGAAGAGTCGGCGCTGTTCGCCGCCGACCTGGCCCGGATGTACATTCGCTACGCCGAGCGGCACGGCTGGACCGTCACCGTGCTGGACGAAACCACCTCGGACCTCGGCGGTTACAAGGACGCGACGCTGTCCATCGCCAGCAAGGGTGATTCGGCCGACGGGGTCTGGTCGCGGATGAAGTTCGAGGGCGGGGTGCACCGGGTTCAACGCGTCCCAGTGACGGAATCCCAAGGCCGCGTTCACACTTCGGCGGCGGGTGTGCTCGTGTATCCCGAACCCGAAGAAATCGGCGAGGTGCAGATCGACGAGTCGGATCTGCGCATCGACGTCTACCGTTCGTCGGGCAAGGGCGGCCAGGGTGTCAACACCACCGACTCCGCGGTGCGGATCACGCACTTGCCCACCGGAATCGTGGTCACCTGTCAAAACGAGCGCTCGCAGCTACAGAACAAGGCGCGGGCGCTGCAGGTTCTGGCGGCGCGCCTGCAGTCCTTGGCCGAAGAACAGGCGCTGGCGGACGCGTCGGCGGACCGGGCCAGTCAGATCCGCACGGTGGACCGCAGCGAGCGCATCCGCACCTACAACTTCCCGGAGAACCGGATCGCCGACCACCGCATCAACTTCAAGTCGCACAATCTCGATCAAGTGCTCGACGGCGACCTGGATCCGTTGTTCGATGCCCTGGCCGCGGCCGACAAGCAAAGTCGGCTGCAACAAGCATGA
- the prmC gene encoding peptide chain release factor N(5)-glutamine methyltransferase has translation MRSGTRQLSLRRAIDDATATLAEAGIDSARWDAEQLAAHLAGIDRGRLALLESPGEDFLGRYRDAVAVRSRRVPLQHLLGTAAFGPVQLRVGPGVFIPRPETEALLEWARAQRLAPRPVIVDLCTGSGALAVALAHQRAELGQEARIVALDNSDAALEYARGNAEGTAIEIVRADVTEPGVLPQLDGRVDLIVANPPYVPDGAVLDPEVAQHDPYQAVFGGPDGLAVIAPIVRLAGRWLRPGGLIGIEHDDTTSRETVELFVRTGLFEDVQARQDLTGRPRFVTARRSGADDARRDDAERSDEEEWRQ, from the coding sequence ATGAGGAGCGGGACACGCCAGCTCAGCCTGCGGCGCGCGATCGACGATGCGACGGCCACCCTCGCCGAAGCGGGAATCGATTCCGCGCGTTGGGATGCCGAGCAGCTGGCCGCGCACCTGGCGGGCATCGACCGCGGTCGCCTGGCGTTGCTCGAATCGCCCGGCGAGGACTTTCTCGGACGGTACCGCGACGCGGTGGCCGTTCGTTCGCGACGCGTGCCGCTGCAGCATCTGCTGGGGACGGCGGCATTCGGTCCCGTGCAGCTGCGCGTCGGTCCCGGCGTGTTCATACCCCGCCCCGAAACCGAGGCCCTGCTGGAATGGGCCCGCGCGCAACGACTTGCGCCACGGCCGGTCATCGTCGACCTGTGCACCGGGTCCGGCGCTTTGGCGGTGGCGCTGGCCCACCAGCGGGCCGAACTGGGGCAGGAAGCACGAATCGTCGCTCTCGACAACTCCGACGCCGCCCTCGAGTACGCGCGCGGTAACGCTGAGGGCACGGCCATCGAGATCGTGCGGGCCGACGTCACCGAACCCGGCGTGCTTCCGCAACTGGACGGAAGAGTCGACTTGATCGTGGCCAACCCGCCCTATGTTCCCGACGGCGCCGTGCTGGACCCTGAAGTCGCCCAACATGATCCCTACCAGGCGGTGTTCGGCGGGCCGGACGGTCTGGCGGTGATTGCTCCGATAGTGCGCCTCGCCGGCCGTTGGCTGCGTCCCGGGGGGCTGATCGGCATCGAGCATGACGACACCACTTCGCGCGAGACCGTGGAATTGTTCGTTCGCACCGGGCTTTTCGAGGACGTCCAGGCGCGTCAGGACCTGACCGGCCGGCCGCGGTTCGTGACGGCGAGGAGGAGTGGCGCCGATGACGCGCGTCGCGACGATGCAGAGCGCAGCGATGAGGAGGAGTGGCGCCAATGA
- a CDS encoding L-threonylcarbamoyladenylate synthase, whose product MTDVFDCADPEQRALGIAAAAGALKGGRLVVMPTDTVYGIGADAFNSAAVSALLSAKGRGRDMPVGVLVGSWHTIEGLVYTMPDGARDLIRAFWPGALSLVVTQAPSLQWDLGDARGTVMLRMPLHPVAIELLREVGPLAVSSANISGRTAAVDAGEARDQLGDLVDVYLEAGPSEQGAASTIVDLTGPTPRILRLGPVSAERIAEVLGVDPEGLTAEA is encoded by the coding sequence ATGACCGACGTCTTTGACTGCGCCGATCCCGAGCAGCGCGCGCTCGGAATCGCCGCGGCGGCAGGAGCTCTCAAGGGCGGGCGGCTCGTGGTCATGCCGACCGACACGGTGTACGGCATCGGTGCCGACGCGTTCAACAGCGCCGCGGTCTCGGCGCTGCTCTCGGCGAAGGGGCGTGGGCGCGACATGCCGGTGGGCGTGCTGGTCGGCTCCTGGCACACCATCGAGGGGCTCGTCTACACCATGCCGGACGGCGCCCGCGACCTGATCCGCGCGTTCTGGCCGGGTGCGCTCAGCCTGGTGGTCACGCAGGCGCCGTCGTTGCAGTGGGACCTCGGCGATGCCCGCGGCACCGTGATGCTGCGGATGCCGCTGCACCCGGTCGCCATCGAACTCCTGCGTGAAGTGGGACCGCTGGCGGTCTCGAGCGCCAACATCTCCGGCCGTACGGCCGCCGTGGACGCCGGTGAGGCGCGAGATCAACTCGGCGATCTCGTCGACGTCTACCTGGAAGCGGGTCCGTCCGAGCAGGGCGCCGCCTCCACGATCGTGGACCTGACCGGACCCACGCCACGCATCCTGCGGCTGGGCCCGGTCAGCGCGGAGCGCATCGCCGAAGTCCTCGGTGTCGATCCTGAGGGCCTGACCGCCGAGGCCTGA
- the rfe gene encoding UDP-N-acetylglucosamine--decaprenyl-phosphate N-acetylglucosaminephosphotransferase: MTNLAGGLLALSDRGAGVPLRELALVGLTAAIITYFATGPVRVLATRLGAVAYPRERDVHVTPTPRMGGLAMFLGVVTAVFLASQLPALTRGFVYSTGMPAVLVAGAVIMGIGLIDDRWGLDALTKFAGQITAASVLVTMGVAWSVLYIPMGGVGTIVLDQASSILLTLALTVSVVNAMNFVDGLDGLAAGLGLITALAICMFSVGLLRDHGGDVLFYPPAVISVVLAGACLGFLPHNFHRAKIFMGDSGSMLIGLMLAAASTTAAGPVSQNAYGARDVFALLSPFLLVAAVIFVPMLDLLLAIVRRTRAGRSAFSPDKMHLHHRLLQIGHSHRRVVLLIYLWVGIVAFGAASTIFFRPRDTAAVMLGAIVVAGVATAIPLLRRGDDYYDEG, translated from the coding sequence ATGACCAACCTTGCCGGTGGTTTGCTCGCCCTTTCTGACCGCGGCGCCGGTGTTCCGCTACGCGAGCTGGCGCTGGTGGGACTCACCGCGGCGATCATCACCTATTTCGCCACCGGACCGGTCCGCGTGCTGGCGACCCGGCTGGGCGCCGTCGCCTATCCGCGGGAGCGCGACGTACATGTCACACCCACCCCGCGCATGGGCGGGCTGGCGATGTTTCTCGGCGTCGTCACCGCGGTGTTCCTGGCCTCCCAGCTTCCCGCGCTCACCCGCGGGTTCGTCTACTCCACGGGCATGCCAGCGGTCCTGGTGGCCGGCGCGGTCATCATGGGGATCGGGCTGATCGACGACCGGTGGGGCCTGGACGCCCTGACCAAGTTCGCCGGCCAGATCACCGCGGCCAGCGTGCTGGTCACCATGGGTGTGGCCTGGAGCGTCCTGTACATCCCCATGGGCGGGGTCGGCACCATCGTGCTCGACCAGGCGTCGTCGATCCTGCTGACGCTGGCGCTCACCGTATCGGTGGTCAACGCGATGAACTTCGTCGACGGGCTCGACGGTCTGGCCGCCGGGCTGGGCCTGATCACCGCGTTGGCGATCTGCATGTTCTCGGTCGGGCTGCTCCGCGACCACGGCGGCGACGTCCTCTTCTATCCGCCGGCGGTGATCTCGGTGGTGCTCGCGGGGGCGTGTCTGGGCTTTCTGCCGCACAACTTTCATCGCGCCAAGATCTTCATGGGCGACTCCGGCTCGATGCTGATCGGCTTGATGCTGGCCGCCGCCTCCACGACGGCGGCCGGCCCCGTTTCGCAAAACGCCTACGGCGCCCGCGACGTGTTCGCCCTGCTGTCACCGTTCCTGCTGGTCGCGGCCGTCATCTTCGTGCCGATGCTCGATTTGCTGCTGGCGATCGTGCGCCGCACCCGCGCGGGCCGCAGCGCGTTCAGCCCCGACAAGATGCATCTGCATCACCGGTTGCTGCAGATCGGCCATTCCCACCGCCGCGTGGTGTTGCTGATTTATCTGTGGGTCGGCATCGTCGCGTTCGGCGCGGCGAGCACGATCTTTTTCCGCCCCCGCGACACCGCCGCGGTGATGCTGGGCGCCATCGTGGTCGCCGGCGTCGCGACGGCGATCCCGCTCTTGCGCCGGGGCGACGACTACTACGACGAGGGGTAG